GGACCTTGTGGTTCCTTTGCTGTACACACTCCTTCACTGAGCAAACTAATATATTCAGCTTTGATTGCAGATGAGATCTTGGTGGTCTTCAGGCAATGTTTCACCAGTATGAGtcctttttaaatgagaaaaaaagctcTGTCTTCATATGCAGAGGAACTCAGTCCTACATTTTATATACAACTGCCTACTAACATTAACAGTGTTAAATAAAAGTTCACTGGTATTAAACatagaaattttattaaataaaaaaagtacaTCAATCTGCAGATATAAAAACTGACAACCAACCTTTCTTgactaaaaaacaacaacaaacttgcTAATCTTAAGAAATATTCCCTGAAACCAAATGTGGTGGTGTAcccctgtaatgccagcactcaggaggcaggggctgggcACCAGGAGCTCAAGGACACTCTTAAGCTACAGAGGGagttttgagaccctgtctcaaaaccaaaacacacacatacatcctggggggcaggaggaagaggaaagaaaagaaaaactccctGAAGCTAATTTTCTCATCTTAAAACACATATTTGACATGTTTTTCAGAAGTTCCCCAATTATGAAATAGTTGACTTAAAGTTAACTACTCTAGCAGGACACGGTGGATCAAGCCTGTTGATTAACTTAGCTACTGGGCACATGACACccttaaaaccaaccaaccaagttAACTACTCTAGCAAAGTACTATGGAAATGAACAAAAAGGGTACACATGCAATGGTATTTCAAATACTACTACTGTGAGTAGgatttatttaagaaatgaatGACAGCCGATACAAAATGTTTGCCTCCGAGAAGTATTTCACACTTATAAGGGAAAAGGTAACTAATActgaacattttctttgtccaaagTATCTAATGTTCATAAGGATTTTGTGTAAGTTTCATAGTCACTAAGCAGTTTCGAAAGGTAGGCTTCATGACCCCTTTGATTCATGCTTTTAAATGACAtgacaaattattttattcaagttATGTTTTCCAAAAGAGAGGGTTCTGTGCTAGTCGTCTTTGAAAATTTTCATacctagaaaagaaaattcagatttATATAAGAACATTTCAATCACAATTTCATAATTTACCCAATAACTtttatcaaaaaataattttatgtcatttCCAAAAACTACGTTAAAAAAGTAGACAGTAACTCTGGAAGTCATCATTATGAAGAGCAGGAACAGGGATCTAAGGTGAGGTGGGATAGACAGCTCTTGGGGGAGAGGAGCACTCACCCCAACCCCCCAATCACACTAATCCCATGACAGAAAGTCAGGAAAGGGAATCACATCCCTGAGAGCAGTTGGCTCAAAGCCACAGCAGCACTGGGACAAAACACAAACCCAGTATGTTCCAGGGCCCTTGTTCAGCAAAGTACTACCTCCTACAGAGCTCTGAACCAGCTCCCCACTGGGACattcaaagtgaaaaaaatcCCTACAAAACAGGAAATTGGAGAAAAATGGTCATATATTCAAGGTGCAGCGTAAGCCACATGATGCCTGGAGTGTTGACTTTCAATTTTGTTTGTTAATgtttttgagttatttttattttacttgtaaaaGCATTctaaatgcatgcatgtatgtgtaccatgtgtgtgcgtGATAtccactgaagccagaagaggataacagctcctctagaactggagttacaattggttgtagatactgggaactgaacccaggtcctctataagagcatcaagtgctcttaaccagagtcagctctccagccccagggaaaaAATATCAAGTGTCAATATAGTATTTCTAACtcaacatatacacaatgtatcaTCCCTAATAGTGATTCCTAAAACACAATTATCTTTCCCCATCTTTATGAATTTCTAATGGTTGCTATGTAATAGGATACTTAGGGTTGAACTATTCCAGATCTGAACACTACAGAATATACACTATTGGTATGCAATACATTAACATATGTTGATATCCACCATAAAAGACTATGTTTACCTCTCTAAGAGGAAATACATCACAGGCAAAATATATATAGTTACTAAAGTCTTAATACTAGAGACTGAAATTGCTGCATACCATTTCAGAACCACATTTGCCGGGATGAACATTTCAGATGGATTTGGTGTCATCTGGGCCTGAGAGAGAGCAAACGATGAAGCAAAATTGTAGAAGTTGTCCAACATCTTCTGTGTGAACTGAAAAGTTAATAACTGATGTTAGTGAATTACATTAAATATTCAGTTTAGAcctcaatacttttttttttagacctcaatacttttatttatttaaaaatattcctgtATTAATTTGGTTCTAAGTAATATAAGTTCTAAgacagctgggtatggtggcacacacatttaattcgaacactcaagaggcagtaacaggcagatttctatcagttccagaccagcttggtctacatagtttcAAGGTAGCCAGCGCTAGAGAaacagggtctctgtatttaCAATAAATAACGCAAATGAGTAAGATCTAAGACAGTCTAGTGAGGAAAGCTTAGGGTAGTCATAGGATGACATTGGTCTACAGGAGTAAAGGGAAAATCTTCCTTCAAACCTTTCATCTCAATGTCTGCACACCCCTCTAAAATCACTCTCCTCCAATCACCATATTTTCTCATATAAAACAATAAccatcagccgggcggtggtggcgcacgcctttaatcccagcacttgggaggtagagccaggggatctctgtgagttcaaggccagcctgggctaccaagtgagttccaagaaaggcgcaaagctacacagagaaaccctgtctggaaaaaccaaaaaaaaaaaaaaaaaaaaaaaacaaaacaatagccaTCTATATAAGGTCTATGTCTTGACAGAAATATAAAAGCTTAACTATCTTTAGAAAAACTACAGCCAGGAAGtagtctttagtcccagcactcagaaggcagaggcaggcagatctcttaagttCAAGCCCAGTCtgatatacagagtgagttccgggacagccagggctacacagagaaaccctgtctggagggagggagggaggaaggggaggaaggacagagggaggaagagagagagagagagagagagagagagagagagagagggagggagggagggagggagggagggagggagggaggaaggaaggaaggaaggaaggaaggaaggaaggaaggaaggaaggaaggaaggaaggaaggaaggaagagagaaagaagaaaagctacTAGAACCATTACCGTAAaagaaagcaggatgggcagagtactattccatttcttctacttgttaatctgtctcttttttttgACCCTAAAATGATCAAAGCTACTAATATCCTTCAAGTGTCCATAGTAGAAATTAGAAGTAAACTCATTAATTCTTCATGAAGACCAAGTGAGACCATTAGGTTCATTAGGCAATGAACctaaaagtaaagaaattaaaGGCAGTGCTACTTTGGGCCCACTCAAAAACAGTCCTCCAggccatggagatggctcagagagtaaaggaaggtgccatgcaagcctgagggcctgagttctatcccaggAACCCAGAGTGAAAGAAGAGAATCGACTCAcaacaagttgtcttctgacctccacaatcaCCATACTACACTTATGCATgagcacacgtgcatgcacacacatgcacacacaaataaatttaaaacaaatgatcATCCCAGTATTActttctcaaaaatacaaaaccagCCCTCAAAGTTCCTGATGCATCTTCTTTTTCACAAgaggaattatttatttcatgggATGGAGGTAATGTAAGTCAAAGATCTACCATTACGGTAGCATTAATATCAAGAATTAGTAAGGTCACTAACCAAAAGATTACCATTATAAACAAAGTTCACAGCAACCCTCCATACCAGCAccaagactt
The nucleotide sequence above comes from Peromyscus maniculatus bairdii isolate BWxNUB_F1_BW_parent chromosome 1, HU_Pman_BW_mat_3.1, whole genome shotgun sequence. Encoded proteins:
- the Hikeshi gene encoding protein Hikeshi isoform X2 — translated: MNIVRTPSVAQIGISVELLDSLAQQTPVGSAAVSSVDSFTQFTQKMLDNFYNFASSFALSQAQMTPNPSEMFIPANVVLKWYENFQRRLAQNPLFWKT